TGGTAGAGCGGAACTGAACATTGGCGGGCGTGGAGAAATCTGCGCCCGCTTTTTTATTTTGGCGGCGAGAAATCATTCTTGACATTTCGGCAGGGTTAGTATCATAATGATACTAGATGCCGCGAAAAGTTCGCCAACTAATAGCTGAGCTTGAAAAGGCGAGTTTCGTGAATCGCGGCGGCAAGGGCAGTCATCGAAATTTTAAACATCCGAAAGGTCCCTATTGTACCATCTCGGGAAATCCCGGAGACGGCGCCAAACATTATCAGGAGCGACAAGTTCGCAGGAAGATTGAGGAGAGCCAAAAATGAAAGACAACCGCTCAACGCCATTTTTTTTGAAGATCATCGAGTGGAGCGACGCGGACAAATGTTATGTGGGAAGCGCGCCACCGCTCATCGGCCCATGCTGTCACGGAAAAAACGAGGCCAAGGTTTTCAAGGAGTTGACGGAAATCGTGGACGAATGGATCGCGATTTTCAAAAAGGACGGAACGCCTTTCCCGGAAATGGAGAAGAAAAAGTTCACGGGAAAGTTCATTGTCCGAATTGAACCTGAAGCGCACCGGCGATTGGCAGCGAAAGCCAAAGTGGAGGGCGAAAGTCTCAATCAATATGTCGCGCGACAGCTTGCGAAAGCTTAAGGCTTATTTTGGGCGCGCGCACCGAACTTGGAATCTTTTCCCGATTGTGAAGTTGTTATTTCTTCAAATATGGGTTAACTAGAGTCGTGAAATCGAACTCAGTCGTTCAGATTGACCCGGAAATTATGGGAGGCACTCCGTGTTTTTCCGGTACGCGTGTTCCGGTTCGCACATTGATTGATTATCTCGAAGGCGGCGATTCACTGGACGATTTTTTGGATGATTTTCCTACCGTGAGCCGGGAACAGGCAGTGGCTTTATTAGAAGAAGCGAGTGCATTATTGCTTCGCCCTGCCTAAATGCGAATCCTGATAGACGAATGTCTGCCGAAAAAGTTGACGCAGGATTTTCCTGGCCATGAGGTCCAGACAGTGCCTCGCGCAGGATGGGGTGGAATCAGTAATGGCAAGCTGCTCAAATTGATTTCTCAATCCAAAGCGTTTGATGTTTTTGTCACGATGGATAAAAACATGGAATATCAGCAAAGGGTCAAAGATTTACCATTTGCGGTGGTGGTATTGCGCGCAAAGTCCAACACACTGGAGGATACTCACCCTATTATGCCTGACGTTTTACGCGCGCTTACCAGCTTTCAGCCCGGCCATGTTTACTATTTCTCCAAGGCCGATTAGATTTTACCTATCCGTCACTTCTGTCCAGCTTGAATCGGGATCGTAAGTCGTCATCGCTTTGGCGCAGGCGGAAGATTTTTTGCCGAGGTTTTTTTGGTAGATTTTTCCCTGCTGATTCACGATGAAGGTCATGATACCGGTGTTGCCCCATTCCGCCGGCCACGCGACGAGCGCGAAGCCGCCGATCATGTGCCCATTCACGATGTAACAATATTTCCCCGCCGGCGCGTGTTTGCCTTCCTTCGTTAAAACCTTGAAATAATAACCGTGATACGGCGTCTGCTGATGGAAGGCATCGTCCTTTTCCGCGAGCAAACCGCTGCGATGATGATAGCCCTCGTCCCGCGCTTGCGCGACGAGCAGGCCCAGCGGACTTAACTCATCGTTCTCGCCGGGCGCGGGCCAATACAATCCATCGTGCGTGCCCGGTGTGCTGAAAAGATGCTGGGCATATTCGAGCACCTGATCGCCGTTGCGGTCTTGGGAGGCGTATTCGCGCTGGGCATCAACGTAGGCGCGGCAAACGTCCATTGCGCCCAACTCATTCCCGCCGATGCGGCGATTTAAAATTTCCTCGCGCCCGGCCGCCACGTCGAAAAACCATTTGCCATTGGCCTTCACCAGCGGAATCGGAAACGGCCACGCGTCGTTGCCGATTTCCAAATCGGCCTTGGTATCGGACTCATTGACCCAGGTCGTTTTTTCATTCAACCGGTCAACGAATTTATTAAAACCTTCGGTCGCCTGCACGATGTCGGGCGACATCAACTCGGCGCCTTCGGGCCCAAAAATGGCGTGAACCGCATTGGTGTCGCGCGCTTTTGCGGCATCGGTTAAAGCTTTAACGGCTTCATCGGGTGAATCGAATTGTTGTTCGCCGGCGGCGCACGCGATGTCGGGCGCGGCCAAAAACATACCGGCGACGGCCAGCCCGCAAGCCCAATTCGCACTTCGGCGCAAAGCTGAAAAATTTAATTTCATTGGCTGATAAAGTTTCGTGAAAATTCGCTCAACGACTGTTTACCGTTTGCCAGGCGACCGGCCACCGCCACCGCCAGCGGGTCCACGGCTGACTGCGCCCCGGCTGCTAGCCGCGCGGATTTGCGCGCTCGAACCGCCACCAAATGCACTTGGCCGCGAAGGAGCCACCGGCGCTGAATGAATGACCACCGGCGCACGCGGCGGTTCAACCACGCGAGGCGGAGCTTGCACCACCGGCCGGGCTGGCTCGGGACGTGGCGCAACTGGACGCGCGGGTTCAGGGCGGACAGGTTCCGAACGAACAGGCTCAGGACGCTGGGACGCGCCGGGCCGCACTCCGCGAGGCGGTTCGGCCGGACGCGCCGGTTCCGGACGCGGCGCGAATCCACGATCACCGCGAGCCACATAGCCGGGACGACCCGGCCCACGCGCACCGCCGTGCCATACCGTGTTATGCGCGATATCCTCATGACGCCGCGCCGCAGGTTCGCGCCACCAATTTGCCGGACGCGGATGATCGTGACCCCACACCACCACATGATGATCGTGCCAATCAAAGTCGTGGTTCAGCCACGCGCCGATGTGAAAACCAATTCCCCACCTAAAAAAGCTGCGCCCATAACCGCGCTGATAAAAAATAATTCCCGGATCATATTCCGGCACGTAAAGCAAATCCGGATCGGTCGGCACAATTTCAATATCTCCATCATCTGTCACGACCGTTTCCTGCGGACCCGACGCGAGGTTGCCGAGGCCTTGCGCCTGCGCGCGCAAACTTTGGATCGCGTTCATCACGTCGGTTGGCTGATTCAAAAATGCCTGACCCAGTTCCGATGTCCACGCGAGATCGTCCGACATCATTTTCAAAACGTCGGGATAACGCGCAATGGCTTTCACGCTGCCGTCCCACGGTTGCGAATCAATTCCGTTGGGGTCTCCGTTTTGTGAAACGTAATTTTCCGCAAGGGCAATCTGCGAAGGTTGCGTGGCAGCCGGTAAAATTTCCGCGATAAGCGGGTCGGGATAAAGCGCGATGGGGCCGAGAAGCTGATTAAGCTGGTCGCCGTCGAGTATCTGCCCATTGGGCGCGGGCGGCGGGGTGGCGTATTGCGCGCGAGCCAGGCCGGCGCTGCTGACCACAGCCATCAGCAAGGCAGT
This genomic interval from Verrucomicrobiia bacterium contains the following:
- a CDS encoding DUF3300 domain-containing protein gives rise to the protein MKKALVTALLMAVVSSAGLARAQYATPPPAPNGQILDGDQLNQLLGPIALYPDPLIAEILPAATQPSQIALAENYVSQNGDPNGIDSQPWDGSVKAIARYPDVLKMMSDDLAWTSELGQAFLNQPTDVMNAIQSLRAQAQGLGNLASGPQETVVTDDGDIEIVPTDPDLLYVPEYDPGIIFYQRGYGRSFFRWGIGFHIGAWLNHDFDWHDHHVVVWGHDHPRPANWWREPAARRHEDIAHNTVWHGGARGPGRPGYVARGDRGFAPRPEPARPAEPPRGVRPGASQRPEPVRSEPVRPEPARPVAPRPEPARPVVQAPPRVVEPPRAPVVIHSAPVAPSRPSAFGGGSSAQIRAASSRGAVSRGPAGGGGGRSPGKR
- a CDS encoding type II toxin-antitoxin system HicA family toxin — encoded protein: MPRKVRQLIAELEKASFVNRGGKGSHRNFKHPKGPYCTISGNPGDGAKHYQERQVRRKIEESQK
- a CDS encoding DUF5615 family PIN-like protein, with amino-acid sequence MRILIDECLPKKLTQDFPGHEVQTVPRAGWGGISNGKLLKLISQSKAFDVFVTMDKNMEYQQRVKDLPFAVVVLRAKSNTLEDTHPIMPDVLRALTSFQPGHVYYFSKAD
- a CDS encoding DUF433 domain-containing protein; the protein is MKSNSVVQIDPEIMGGTPCFSGTRVPVRTLIDYLEGGDSLDDFLDDFPTVSREQAVALLEEASALLLRPA
- a CDS encoding DUF2950 domain-containing protein, which encodes MKLNFSALRRSANWACGLAVAGMFLAAPDIACAAGEQQFDSPDEAVKALTDAAKARDTNAVHAIFGPEGAELMSPDIVQATEGFNKFVDRLNEKTTWVNESDTKADLEIGNDAWPFPIPLVKANGKWFFDVAAGREEILNRRIGGNELGAMDVCRAYVDAQREYASQDRNGDQVLEYAQHLFSTPGTHDGLYWPAPGENDELSPLGLLVAQARDEGYHHRSGLLAEKDDAFHQQTPYHGYYFKVLTKEGKHAPAGKYCYIVNGHMIGGFALVAWPAEWGNTGIMTFIVNQQGKIYQKNLGKKSSACAKAMTTYDPDSSWTEVTDR
- a CDS encoding toxin-antitoxin system HicB family antitoxin, which codes for MKDNRSTPFFLKIIEWSDADKCYVGSAPPLIGPCCHGKNEAKVFKELTEIVDEWIAIFKKDGTPFPEMEKKKFTGKFIVRIEPEAHRRLAAKAKVEGESLNQYVARQLAKA